In one window of Gemmatimonadales bacterium DNA:
- a CDS encoding protein kinase: MTAPSRLTAALADRYRIERELGQGGMATVYLAADLKHDRQVAIKVLRPELAAVIGADRFLSEIKTTANLQHPHILPLFDSGVADSFLFYVMPYVQGETMRDRIDREKQLPIADAVRIASEVASALDYAHRHGVIHRDIKPENILLHDGSALVADFGIALAASKAGGTRMTETGMSLGTPHYMSPEQAMGERDITARSDVYALGCVLYEMLLGEPPFTGPTAQSIVAKVMTEKPAGLTARRERVPPEVEDTVLTALEKLPADRFASAAEFAAGLVNPVRVSRTTPADRGRAGRGRLSGPAAPLAVLAAIAVIAATWGWLRPVPAPGPPSRLALLAPGLGGSGGSSIQRWLALSPDGGTVFYVGLDADGANQLMRQPLSALEPTPLDGTTNYGSPLVSPDGRWLYAAVNAGSTFRLPVGGGTPSPLPDRVMGTGGAAWGPDGTLWFSPGVGLGRGLLALTPGDSVIQFAADQDNSLQMLQVLPGGRHALVGRKLASAAGPLLLLDLRDGSTSPLIEQQMVEARYTAGYLLWVQLDGTLLAAPFDPDRPAPVGPGIRLAPGVSVTGTGLAQFAVAPNGTVAYVPEEPRSLQFVDLSGAAHSAAAELHNYHAPEFSPDGRRLSVDFNTADGRDVWILSLESGTLSRTTFDRDGHDATWVPDGRFITYSSVRSGNLGVYRKRPGSAEAAESLFASINLTYTGRWLPDGSALVTAGNDLSGDSRADIAILDSAGRGPLRAVVASPFNEQFPSVSPDGRWLAFASDQSGDNQVYVRPLTGDGDQVQISVTGGTEPLWSPGGQTLYYRGRENGVDVMTAATIRTAPEVAVLDRRSLFSMADYVGTTPHTNYALSPDGQTFALVRRNPATRIVIIQHLPALMQQLQGAAGAPR, encoded by the coding sequence TCCGAGATCAAGACCACCGCCAACCTGCAGCATCCCCACATTCTCCCGCTGTTCGATAGCGGGGTGGCGGACAGCTTCCTCTTCTACGTGATGCCGTACGTGCAGGGCGAAACGATGCGCGACCGCATCGACCGCGAGAAGCAGCTCCCCATCGCCGATGCGGTGCGGATCGCCTCCGAAGTGGCCAGCGCGCTCGACTACGCCCACCGCCACGGTGTCATCCACCGCGACATCAAGCCCGAGAACATCCTGCTGCACGACGGCTCGGCGCTGGTGGCCGACTTCGGCATCGCGCTCGCCGCCAGCAAGGCCGGCGGCACCCGGATGACCGAGACCGGCATGTCGCTCGGCACCCCGCACTACATGAGCCCCGAGCAGGCGATGGGCGAGCGCGACATCACCGCCCGCTCCGATGTCTACGCCCTCGGCTGCGTCCTCTACGAGATGCTCCTCGGCGAGCCGCCCTTCACCGGACCGACGGCGCAGTCCATCGTGGCCAAGGTGATGACCGAGAAGCCGGCTGGATTGACGGCACGGCGGGAGCGGGTCCCGCCCGAGGTGGAGGACACCGTCCTCACCGCGCTCGAGAAGCTCCCCGCCGACCGATTCGCCTCCGCGGCGGAATTCGCCGCAGGGCTCGTGAACCCGGTCCGTGTCTCGAGGACCACGCCGGCCGACCGGGGCCGAGCAGGGCGCGGGCGCCTTTCCGGCCCCGCCGCCCCGCTGGCCGTCCTCGCGGCGATCGCCGTGATCGCCGCCACGTGGGGCTGGCTCCGTCCCGTGCCGGCTCCCGGGCCCCCGTCCCGCCTTGCGCTCCTCGCACCCGGACTGGGTGGCTCGGGCGGATCGTCCATCCAGCGCTGGCTGGCGCTCTCGCCCGACGGCGGCACCGTCTTCTATGTCGGCCTCGACGCCGATGGCGCCAACCAGCTGATGCGGCAGCCGCTCTCCGCGCTGGAGCCAACGCCTCTCGATGGCACGACGAACTACGGAAGCCCGCTCGTCTCGCCTGACGGCCGCTGGCTCTACGCCGCCGTCAATGCGGGGTCGACCTTCCGGCTGCCGGTCGGTGGCGGTACGCCCTCCCCGTTGCCGGACCGCGTCATGGGCACCGGCGGGGCCGCGTGGGGGCCCGACGGCACGCTCTGGTTCAGCCCCGGCGTCGGGCTCGGTCGCGGGCTGCTGGCCCTCACGCCAGGGGACTCGGTCATTCAATTCGCGGCCGACCAGGACAACTCCCTGCAGATGCTCCAGGTTCTCCCGGGCGGGCGGCACGCGCTCGTCGGGCGCAAGCTCGCCTCCGCCGCCGGACCGCTGCTTCTCCTCGACCTGCGGGATGGCAGCACCAGCCCGCTGATCGAGCAGCAGATGGTCGAGGCGCGGTACACCGCTGGCTACCTCCTCTGGGTCCAGCTCGACGGCACCCTGCTCGCCGCGCCGTTCGATCCGGACCGTCCCGCTCCGGTGGGACCCGGCATCCGCCTCGCGCCTGGCGTGTCGGTGACCGGCACCGGGCTTGCCCAGTTCGCGGTGGCGCCCAACGGCACGGTGGCGTACGTGCCGGAGGAGCCCCGCTCCCTCCAGTTCGTGGACCTGTCGGGAGCGGCGCACTCCGCGGCCGCGGAGCTGCACAACTACCATGCCCCCGAGTTCTCGCCGGACGGGCGGCGCCTCTCGGTGGACTTCAACACCGCGGATGGCCGGGATGTCTGGATCCTCTCACTCGAGAGCGGCACGCTCTCCCGCACCACCTTCGACCGGGATGGCCATGATGCCACCTGGGTTCCGGACGGACGGTTCATCACCTATTCCTCGGTCCGGTCGGGGAATCTCGGGGTCTACCGCAAGCGCCCCGGCAGCGCCGAGGCAGCCGAGTCGCTCTTTGCCTCGATCAACCTGACCTATACCGGGCGCTGGTTGCCGGACGGCAGCGCCCTGGTCACCGCCGGCAATGACCTGAGCGGCGACTCACGCGCCGACATCGCGATCCTCGACAGCGCCGGCCGCGGCCCGCTGCGCGCCGTGGTGGCCAGTCCCTTCAATGAGCAGTTTCCGTCCGTTTCACCCGATGGCCGGTGGCTCGCCTTCGCATCGGACCAGTCCGGCGACAACCAGGTCTATGTTCGCCCCCTCACCGGCGACGGCGACCAGGTGCAGATCTCCGTGACGGGCGGCACGGAGCCGCTCTGGAGCCCGGGTGGCCAGACCCTCTACTACCGGGGGCGCGAGAACGGGGTCGACGTGATGACGGCCGCCACCATCCGGACCGCACCCGAGGTCGCCGTCCTCGATCGGCGTTCGCTCTTCTCGATGGCGGACTACGTCGGCACCACACCCCACACCAACTACGCCCTCAGCCCTGATGGCCAGACCTTCGCGCTGGTGCGCCGCAACCCGGCCACCCGGATCGTGATCATCCAGCACCTTCCCGCCCTGATGCAGCAACTGCAGGGCGCCGCCGGAGCCCCACGCTGA